From a single Oligoflexus sp. genomic region:
- a CDS encoding glycoside hydrolase 5 family protein, translating into MLKAVKAFCALFSLWVLGSHALYAANPGQSFVRREGSRLVVDGQSFYFAGANQYYLFYKSRKMIDEVLEDAARMGLTVMRTWAFCDGQYNDGFCFQPKPRVYDENTFRNLDYAIWKAGTLGIRLILSLVNNWDAFGGMNAYVRWSPTARSHDDFYSDPETKAIYRDYLNYVLWRTNHMTGVRYKDDPTILMWELANEPRIERSRVQELYAWIDEMAAYIKSIDSNHLVTTGSEGDEATNFVATHASWHIDIASFHLYPEDWGFDDYKTMTYIQRQTQNARQKLGKPIFCGEMGRRDRNTRDAKYQSWYNEFDRLEIDGANFWLLSGHQDDGSLYPDYDGFTVYYPESASTVAVIENFARTQQRKTTRNASSAP; encoded by the coding sequence ATGCTCAAAGCAGTGAAGGCTTTTTGTGCCTTGTTTTCCTTGTGGGTGCTTGGCTCGCATGCCCTGTACGCTGCCAATCCGGGGCAGAGTTTCGTTCGTCGTGAAGGCTCGCGGCTGGTTGTGGATGGGCAGAGCTTCTATTTCGCCGGTGCCAATCAATATTATCTGTTCTATAAGTCCCGGAAGATGATCGACGAGGTGCTTGAGGATGCGGCGCGCATGGGGCTGACTGTAATGCGGACCTGGGCCTTCTGCGATGGCCAGTATAACGATGGTTTCTGCTTTCAACCGAAGCCGCGCGTTTACGACGAGAACACCTTTCGAAACCTTGACTATGCAATATGGAAGGCGGGCACCCTGGGTATCCGCCTTATCCTGAGCCTTGTCAACAACTGGGACGCCTTCGGAGGCATGAATGCCTATGTGCGCTGGTCACCGACTGCGCGCAGCCATGATGATTTCTATTCTGATCCTGAAACCAAAGCGATCTATCGTGATTATTTGAACTATGTCCTTTGGCGGACCAATCACATGACAGGTGTTCGCTATAAAGACGATCCTACGATTTTAATGTGGGAGCTGGCCAATGAGCCTCGGATCGAGCGCAGCCGCGTGCAGGAGCTTTATGCATGGATTGATGAGATGGCTGCTTATATCAAAAGCATCGACTCCAACCACCTCGTCACAACCGGATCGGAAGGGGACGAGGCCACGAACTTCGTCGCCACGCATGCATCGTGGCACATTGATATCGCATCGTTTCATCTCTACCCCGAGGACTGGGGCTTCGATGATTATAAGACGATGACCTATATCCAGCGGCAAACGCAGAACGCGAGGCAGAAACTCGGCAAGCCGATTTTTTGCGGGGAAATGGGCCGCCGCGATCGGAACACCCGCGATGCCAAGTATCAGAGCTGGTATAACGAATTTGATCGACTCGAAATTGATGGCGCCAATTTCTGGCTGCTTTCCGGCCATCAGGATGATGGTTCGCTCTATCCGGATTATGATGGCTTCACCGTCTATTATCCGGAAAGCGCCTCCACGGTCGCCGTGATCGAAAACTTCGCCAGGACCCAGCAGCGGAAAACAACCCGGAACGCGAGTTCCGCTCCTTAA